The sequence AAGCTCGGCCATTGTAACAGATTGGGCCTTGTCAATCAATTCTCCGAAAGCCAAAATCGGTTGTCCTTCATGATCACGAATCACACCACCAACTGCACAACTAGGATATCCCTCTTTATAAGCTGCATCCACATCCAACCTGAATTGGTGAACTAACGGGGCAGACCAAGTGCTTGAGAGCTGATCAAAGTTGACTCTGTGCCGCTCATAACAGAATTACGTGCAGCACGGAATTTCCCGAGCAGATTTTCACACCAATCAGCATCCAATTCTCGAGCCTTGCCATTACATTCAAGAAGATCGCGAAGCCTCTCATTCCAAGTGGCCCAAGTACGCATGATAAACAGTTCGAAATCAGGTTTACTCAGCTTCTCCTTCATCCCTAGAAATATATCAAAAACGTCTAAGTGGCGAAACTGCTTAAGAAAAGACGAAAACCAGCTTCTTTTCTAACAAGATTTCACAGCCGGACAAGAGAATAGGGCATGACTTGAAGTATCCCAATTAAACTGACACAAATACATCAAAAACGTCTAAGTGACGAAACTGCTTATTATAGTTTTTCCAGTTTAACTtttaaatgaatatgttatattcttaatattaaattttcaagcctATGAAACAATACTTTTTCTGTCTTAAATGAAACAATACTTTATCTGTCTTAAACATGGCCTAGGATACATATTGAAACACGAAATAAACCGATTTTTGTGATTGTTTCACGAAAATTTAATCTAGTTTCTTTGaccaatttattaaaatatataaacacgGTAAAGATGTAACATCACtggcaatttaattaattagcagATGCAGCTGTTTCTCTGTTTGTCTTGATATGTCGGGTGAACTTGTTCCTGCTCGTATGGTTGGAGCAGTCAATGGATTAaaaaagcttttttttttttaatagacaAAACACCTtcaaaaatagttttaaaaaacattttggAAGCTAAAATTTCTATCGTTTGGTCTTTTgtctttaattatattttaaactaaaaacaaaattattttttaacatttatcCTTACTTTAAAagaacttttgtttttttttgtttttaataaaaacacttaaaaacaACTAGATTTGTTTGAGTGCGTTTTTATCCAAAGACTTCATTAACCTCTAATTAACCACACTGatgttcatatatatataatataaacataaatataaatataaagaagaagaaaaaagaaaagaatgaaTGGGTCCACgcgaaaataaaatttattatcctCTACCAACACGTTGACGTGGTCGGtcacaattaaatatatatcacTTTTCGGTTGAGTCTCCATTCAACatagtatataatataatatatatatgcagCACGCGGTGTTTAAAATATAAGTGAAATTTTAATTGCACAAATAATAAATGTAtgacattttaattaatttaattcaattatACAAGTTGAGCCATCCACCACTAATAACTTTCGGGGTTTAGATATGAATTAATGAAAGGATTAATTAGATATTGTTCTTTTGTGAAAAAAAGTTAACAGTGGTTGATGATTAGAGGGAGATTT comes from Primulina huaijiensis isolate GDHJ02 chromosome 2, ASM1229523v2, whole genome shotgun sequence and encodes:
- the LOC140957889 gene encoding uncharacterized protein — its product is MKEKLSKPDFELFIMRTWATWNERLRDLLECNGKARELDADWCENLLGKFRAARNSVMSGTESTLISSQALAYKEGYPSCAVGGVIRDHEGQPILAFGELIDKAQSVTMAELLAIQVGLKVARQHNIQIYQITSDSLLAVQPVTRSEEDLSYVGSIATDISILIEALESPHLIHVRRSANRVAHSVAAFAFSSSSHFVWEHGSFPLWLIKLVIADLSYS